Proteins encoded by one window of Molothrus aeneus isolate 106 chromosome 16, BPBGC_Maene_1.0, whole genome shotgun sequence:
- the LOC136563251 gene encoding hemoglobin subunit pi → MTLTQAEKAAVVTVWTKVATQADAIGAESLERLFFSYPQTKTYFPHFDLSQGSAQLRGHGSKVMSAIGEAVRNIDDIRKALAKLSELHAYILRVDPVNFKLLSHCILCSVAAHYPSDFTPEVHAAWDKFLASISSVLTEKYR, encoded by the exons atGACGCTGACCCAAGCCGAGAAAGCCGCCGTGGTCACCGTCTGGACCAAGGTGGCCACCCAGGCTGATGCCATTGGGGCAGAATCACTGGAGAG GCTTTTCTTCAGCTACCCCCAGACAAAAACCTACTTCCCTCACTTTGATCTGAGCcaaggctcagctcagctccgtGGCCACGGCTCCAAGGTCATGAGTGCCATCGGGGAGGCTGTGAGGAACATCGATGACATCCGCAAGGCTTTGGCCAAGCTCAGCGAGCTGCACGCTTACATCCTCAGGGTGGACCCCGTGAACTTCAAG CTGCTTTCCCACTGTATCCTGTGCTCCGTGGCTGCCCACTATCCTAGTGACTTCACCCCAGAAGTTCATGCTGCGTGGGACAAGTTCCTGGCCAGTATTTCCTCTGTTCTGACGGAGAAGTACAGATAA